One genomic segment of Streptomyces sp. TLI_146 includes these proteins:
- a CDS encoding metal-sensitive transcriptional regulator — protein MTTTEPAEPDTVLSDQPHAVHGYHKQKDEHLKRLRRIEGQIRGLQRLVDEDVYCIDILTQVSASTKALQSFALQLLEEHLRHCVADAAVKGGGEIDAKVEEATKAIARLLRT, from the coding sequence ATGACGACCACCGAGCCCGCCGAGCCGGACACCGTCCTCTCGGACCAGCCACACGCCGTGCACGGCTACCACAAGCAGAAGGACGAGCACCTCAAGCGGCTGCGCCGCATCGAGGGCCAGATCCGCGGGCTCCAGCGCCTGGTGGACGAGGACGTCTACTGCATCGACATACTCACGCAGGTCTCCGCCTCCACCAAGGCCCTGCAGTCCTTCGCCCTCCAGCTCCTGGAGGAGCACCTGCGGCACTGTGTGGCGGACGCGGCGGTCAAGGGCGGCGGCGAGATCGACGCGAAGGTGGAAGAGGCCACCAAGGCGATCGCCCGCCTGCTGCGTACGTAA
- a CDS encoding DUF47 domain-containing protein codes for MRFRLTPRETSFYDMFSASADNIVTGSKLLMELLGADSASRAEIAERMRAAEHAGDDATHAIFHQLNSSFITPFDREDIYNLASCLDDIMDFMEEAVDLVVLYNVEELPKGVEQQIEVLARAAELTAEAMPNLRTMSNLTEYWIEVNRLENQADQIHRKLLAHLFNGKYDAIEVLKLKQIVDVLEEAADAFEHVANTVETIAVKES; via the coding sequence GTGCGCTTTCGTCTGACCCCCAGGGAGACGAGCTTCTACGACATGTTCTCCGCATCCGCGGACAACATCGTCACGGGCTCGAAGCTCCTCATGGAACTGCTCGGAGCGGACTCCGCGTCCCGGGCCGAGATCGCGGAGCGCATGCGGGCAGCGGAGCACGCGGGCGACGACGCGACCCACGCGATCTTCCACCAGCTGAACTCCTCGTTCATCACGCCGTTCGACCGCGAGGACATCTACAACCTCGCTTCGTGCCTCGACGACATCATGGACTTCATGGAGGAGGCCGTCGACCTCGTCGTCCTCTACAACGTGGAGGAACTGCCCAAGGGTGTCGAGCAGCAGATCGAGGTGCTGGCCCGGGCGGCCGAGCTGACCGCCGAGGCCATGCCGAACCTGCGGACGATGTCCAACCTCACCGAGTACTGGATCGAGGTCAACCGGCTGGAGAACCAGGCCGACCAGATCCACCGCAAGCTGCTCGCCCATCTCTTCAACGGCAAGTACGACGCCATTGAGGTGCTCAAGCTCAAGCAGATCGTGGACGTACTCGAAGAGGCCGCCGACGCCTTCGAGCACGTGGCGAACACGGTGGAGACCATCGCCGTCAAGGAGTCCTGA
- a CDS encoding inorganic phosphate transporter, whose product MDTFALVVTIAVALGFTYTNGFHDSANAIATSVSTRALTPRAALAMAAVMNLAGAFLGSGVAKTVSEGLIATPEGNKGMGILFAALVGAIIWNLVTWYFGLPSSSSHALFGGMVGAALAGGTTVHWNGVLDKIVIPMFISPVVGLVVGYLVMCAILWMFRKANPHKAKRGFRIAQTVSAAGMALGHGLQDAQKTMGIVVMALVIADVQSAGDEIPIWVKIACAAMLSLGTYAGGWRIMRTLGRKIIELDPPQGFAAETTGASIMFGSAFLFHAPISTTHVITSAIMGVGATKRVNAVRWGVAKNIILGWFITMPAAALVAAGSYYVVRIFFG is encoded by the coding sequence GTGGACACCTTTGCACTGGTCGTGACCATCGCGGTCGCGCTCGGATTCACGTACACGAACGGGTTCCACGACTCGGCGAACGCCATCGCGACCTCCGTCTCGACGCGGGCGCTGACCCCGCGCGCGGCGCTGGCGATGGCCGCGGTGATGAACCTGGCCGGTGCCTTCCTCGGCAGCGGTGTCGCCAAGACCGTCAGCGAAGGCCTGATCGCCACCCCCGAGGGCAACAAGGGGATGGGGATCCTGTTCGCCGCGCTGGTCGGGGCGATCATCTGGAACCTGGTGACCTGGTACTTCGGGCTGCCGTCCTCGTCCTCGCACGCCCTGTTCGGCGGCATGGTCGGCGCGGCGCTCGCGGGCGGGACGACCGTCCACTGGAACGGGGTGCTCGACAAGATCGTCATCCCGATGTTCATCTCGCCGGTGGTCGGCCTCGTCGTCGGCTATCTGGTGATGTGCGCGATCCTGTGGATGTTCCGCAAGGCCAACCCGCACAAGGCCAAGCGCGGCTTCCGTATCGCGCAGACCGTCTCGGCGGCGGGCATGGCGCTCGGCCACGGTCTCCAGGACGCGCAGAAGACCATGGGCATCGTGGTGATGGCCCTGGTCATCGCGGATGTCCAGTCCGCGGGCGACGAGATCCCGATCTGGGTGAAGATCGCTTGCGCGGCGATGCTGTCGCTGGGGACGTACGCGGGTGGATGGCGCATCATGCGGACGCTCGGGCGCAAGATCATCGAGCTGGATCCGCCGCAGGGGTTCGCGGCGGAGACGACCGGTGCGTCGATCATGTTCGGCTCGGCGTTCCTGTTCCACGCGCCGATCTCCACGACGCATGTGATCACCTCGGCGATCATGGGTGTGGGGGCGACGAAGCGGGTCAATGCGGTGCGGTGGGGTGTTGCGAAGAACATCATCCTGGGGTGGTTCATCACGATGCCGGCGGCTGCGCTGGTGGCGGCGGGCAGCTATTACGTGGTGCGGATCTTCTTCGGCTGA
- the pstB gene encoding phosphate ABC transporter ATP-binding protein PstB, translating into MAKRIDVSGLTAYYSSHKAIEDISMTVEPRSVTAFIGPSGCGKSTFLRTLNRMHEVTPGGRVEGKVLLDDENLYGKDVDPVAVRRTVGMVFQRPNPFPTMSIFDNVAAGLRLNGSYKKNQLADVVEKSLKGANLWNEVKDRLNKPGSGLSGGQQQRLCIARAIAVEPDVLLMDEPCSALDPISTLAIEDLIGELKERFTIVIVTHNMQQAARVSDRTAFFNLAAVGQPGRLIEIDETERIFSNPSVQATEDYISGRFG; encoded by the coding sequence ATGGCCAAGCGAATCGACGTCAGCGGCCTGACCGCGTACTACAGCTCACACAAGGCCATCGAGGACATCTCGATGACCGTGGAGCCCCGCTCCGTGACCGCCTTCATCGGCCCGTCCGGCTGCGGCAAGTCCACGTTCCTGCGCACCCTGAACCGGATGCACGAGGTCACCCCCGGTGGCCGCGTCGAGGGCAAGGTGCTCCTCGACGACGAGAACCTGTACGGCAAGGACGTCGACCCGGTTGCCGTGCGCCGTACGGTCGGCATGGTCTTCCAGCGCCCGAACCCGTTCCCCACCATGTCGATCTTCGACAACGTGGCGGCCGGGCTGCGGCTGAACGGCTCGTACAAGAAGAACCAGCTGGCGGACGTCGTCGAGAAGTCCCTCAAGGGCGCGAACCTCTGGAACGAGGTCAAGGACCGCCTCAACAAGCCCGGCTCGGGCCTGTCCGGCGGCCAGCAGCAGCGGCTGTGCATCGCCCGCGCGATCGCGGTCGAGCCGGACGTCCTGCTGATGGACGAGCCCTGCTCCGCCCTGGACCCGATCTCCACCCTCGCCATCGAGGACCTGATCGGCGAGCTGAAGGAGCGCTTCACGATCGTCATCGTGACGCACAACATGCAGCAGGCGGCGCGCGTCTCGGACCGCACGGCCTTCTTCAACCTGGCGGCCGTCGGCCAGCCCGGCCGTCTCATCGAGATCGACGAGACCGAGCGGATCTTCTCCAACCCGTCCGTCCAGGCCACGGAGGACTACATCTCGGGCCGCTTCGGCTAG
- the pstA gene encoding phosphate ABC transporter permease PstA codes for MSNAVVQDTRPPSSAPRKGSLSRRGLPRWAGAAFGAAGLALGCGIGLAFGLDSKVQWGLLSAILFVLISYVTTSVVENKRQAKDRVATSLVWVCFILALVPLVSLLWTTIKRGSKALSGDFLSHSMNGVTGFEPGGGVYHALIGTLEQVGIATVISAPIGLLTAVYLVEYGKGALAKAVTFFVDVMTGIPSIVAGLFILTLMLMFELKPSGFMGSLALSILMMPVVVRSTEEMLKLVPNELREASLALGVPKWRTILKVVLPTAIGGITTGVMLAIARIAGETAPIMLLVFGSQLINTNPFDGAQSSLPFYIWEQYRVGSDASYDRGWAAALVLIAFVMILNLVARGIARWKAPKTGR; via the coding sequence ATGTCGAACGCAGTAGTCCAGGACACCCGCCCGCCCTCGTCCGCGCCCCGCAAGGGCAGCCTGAGCCGCCGGGGCCTGCCCCGCTGGGCCGGGGCCGCCTTCGGCGCCGCCGGCCTCGCGCTCGGCTGCGGCATCGGCCTCGCCTTCGGCCTCGACAGCAAGGTCCAGTGGGGCCTGCTCTCCGCGATCCTGTTCGTGCTCATCTCGTACGTGACCACCTCGGTCGTCGAGAACAAGCGCCAGGCCAAGGACCGCGTCGCCACCAGCCTCGTCTGGGTGTGCTTCATCCTCGCCCTCGTCCCGCTGGTCTCCCTGCTGTGGACGACGATCAAGCGCGGCAGCAAGGCCCTGAGCGGGGACTTCCTCTCGCACTCGATGAACGGCGTCACCGGCTTCGAGCCCGGCGGCGGCGTCTACCACGCGCTGATCGGCACCCTGGAGCAGGTCGGCATCGCCACGGTGATCTCCGCCCCGATCGGCCTGCTGACCGCGGTCTACCTGGTCGAGTACGGCAAGGGCGCGCTCGCCAAGGCCGTGACCTTCTTCGTCGACGTCATGACGGGCATCCCCTCCATCGTGGCGGGCCTGTTCATCCTGACCCTGATGCTGATGTTCGAGCTCAAGCCGTCCGGCTTCATGGGCTCGCTGGCGCTGTCGATCCTGATGATGCCGGTCGTGGTCCGCTCCACCGAGGAGATGCTCAAGCTCGTCCCGAACGAGCTGCGCGAGGCCTCGCTGGCCCTCGGCGTACCGAAGTGGCGCACGATCCTGAAGGTGGTCCTGCCGACCGCGATCGGCGGCATCACCACGGGCGTCATGCTCGCCATCGCCCGTATCGCCGGTGAGACCGCCCCGATCATGCTGCTCGTCTTCGGCAGCCAGCTGATCAACACGAACCCCTTCGACGGCGCCCAGTCCTCGCTGCCCTTCTACATCTGGGAGCAGTACCGGGTCGGCAGCGACGCGTCCTACGACCGCGGCTGGGCCGCGGCCCTGGTGCTGATCGCCTTCGTCATGATCCTCAATCTGGTGGCCCGCGGCATCGCCCGCTGGAAGGCCCCCAAGACCGGTCGCTGA
- the pstC gene encoding phosphate ABC transporter permease subunit PstC, whose protein sequence is MASITTNTPPPPAAPAPALRRKSTGRAGDKVFLGLSRGSGIFLLVLMASIAIFLSVRAGMAISKDEGNFLTTFDWDPAAQKPVFGIAVLLFGTVVSSIIAMVIAVPIAVGIALFISHYAPRKLAAPLAYVVDLLAAVPSIIYGIWGALILVPYLEGLNSWLDEYLGWTYVFEKTEVGVARSLFTVGVLLAIMILPIVTSVSREVFLQVPRMNEEAALALGATRWEVIRMSVLPFGRSGIISASMLGLGRALGETMAVATVLSPSYLISLHLLNPGGGTFAQNIAAKFDEANQLGRDALIASGLVLFVLTLLVNGAARLIIARRKEYSGANA, encoded by the coding sequence ATGGCTTCCATAACCACGAACACCCCGCCGCCACCGGCGGCTCCGGCACCCGCCCTGCGCCGCAAGTCCACCGGCCGCGCGGGCGACAAGGTCTTCCTCGGCCTCTCCCGGGGATCCGGCATCTTCCTGCTCGTCCTGATGGCGTCGATCGCCATCTTCCTGAGCGTCCGCGCCGGCATGGCCATCTCGAAGGACGAGGGCAACTTCCTCACCACCTTCGACTGGGACCCCGCCGCGCAGAAGCCGGTCTTCGGCATCGCCGTCCTGCTCTTCGGCACGGTCGTCAGCTCGATCATCGCGATGGTCATCGCGGTTCCGATCGCTGTCGGCATCGCGCTGTTCATCTCGCACTACGCGCCGCGCAAGCTGGCCGCACCCCTCGCGTACGTCGTCGACCTGCTCGCCGCCGTCCCCTCGATCATCTACGGCATCTGGGGCGCCCTCATCCTCGTGCCGTACCTCGAAGGCCTGAACTCCTGGCTGGACGAGTACCTGGGCTGGACGTACGTCTTCGAGAAGACCGAGGTGGGCGTCGCCCGCTCGCTCTTCACCGTGGGCGTCCTGCTCGCGATCATGATCCTGCCGATCGTGACCAGCGTGAGCCGCGAGGTCTTCCTCCAGGTCCCGCGGATGAACGAGGAGGCCGCGCTGGCGCTCGGCGCCACCCGCTGGGAGGTCATCCGGATGTCGGTGCTGCCCTTCGGCCGCTCCGGCATCATCTCCGCCTCGATGCTCGGCCTCGGGCGCGCGCTCGGCGAGACGATGGCCGTCGCCACGGTCCTCTCCCCCAGCTATCTGATCTCGCTGCACCTGCTCAACCCGGGTGGCGGCACCTTCGCCCAGAACATCGCGGCGAAGTTCGACGAGGCCAACCAGCTCGGCCGGGACGCGCTGATCGCGTCCGGCCTGGTCCTCTTCGTCCTCACCCTGCTGGTCAACGGCGCGGCCCGCCTGATCATCGCGCGCCGCAAGGAGTACTCGGGGGCGAACGCCTGA
- the pstS gene encoding phosphate ABC transporter substrate-binding protein PstS, which produces MKLQRKNRLRATALGVIAVSSALALTACGSDDNDKGSSSTGGAGKTSAASNIKCDGAKGQLLASGSSAQKNAMDLWVKNYMAACKGVEINYKASSSGEGIIAFNQSQVGFAGSDSALKPEEVANSKRVCTGGGQGINLPMVGGPIAIGYHLEGVDSLVLDAPTVAKIFNSKIKNWNDEAIAKLNPSAKLPDKAIQAFHRSQDSGTTQNLGKYLGATAKADWPYPAEKKWPAPGGQAAAGSSDVAAQVKQTDGAIGYFELSYATAQSIKTVDLNTGAAAPVKATPENASKAIAAAKIKGTGKDLALGLDYTTKADGAYPLVLVTYEIACDKGNKADTLGTVKSFLTYTSGDEGQKILSDAGYAPIPAEINAKVRETVAGLQ; this is translated from the coding sequence GTGAAGCTTCAGCGCAAGAACCGGCTCCGCGCCACCGCTCTCGGCGTCATCGCCGTGTCCAGCGCCCTGGCCCTCACGGCGTGCGGCAGCGACGACAACGACAAGGGTTCGAGCTCCACCGGCGGCGCCGGCAAGACGAGCGCCGCGTCGAACATCAAGTGCGACGGCGCCAAGGGCCAGCTGCTGGCCTCCGGCTCCTCCGCGCAGAAGAACGCCATGGACCTCTGGGTCAAGAACTACATGGCGGCCTGCAAGGGTGTGGAGATCAACTACAAGGCCTCCTCGTCCGGCGAGGGCATCATCGCCTTCAACCAGTCCCAGGTCGGCTTCGCCGGCTCCGACTCCGCGCTGAAGCCGGAGGAGGTCGCCAACTCCAAGCGGGTCTGCACCGGCGGCGGCCAGGGCATCAACCTCCCGATGGTCGGCGGCCCGATCGCGATCGGCTACCACCTGGAGGGTGTCGACAGCCTGGTCCTGGACGCCCCGACCGTCGCGAAGATCTTCAACAGCAAGATCAAGAACTGGAACGACGAGGCCATCGCCAAGCTGAACCCGTCGGCCAAGCTCCCGGACAAGGCGATCCAGGCCTTCCACCGCTCGCAGGACTCCGGCACCACGCAGAACCTCGGCAAGTACCTCGGCGCCACCGCCAAGGCCGACTGGCCGTACCCGGCCGAGAAGAAGTGGCCGGCCCCGGGCGGCCAGGCCGCGGCGGGCTCCTCCGACGTCGCCGCGCAGGTCAAGCAGACGGACGGCGCGATCGGCTACTTCGAGCTCTCCTACGCCACCGCGCAGTCCATCAAGACCGTGGACCTGAACACGGGCGCCGCGGCCCCGGTCAAGGCCACCCCGGAGAACGCCTCCAAGGCGATCGCCGCCGCCAAGATCAAGGGCACCGGCAAGGACCTGGCCCTGGGCCTGGACTACACCACCAAGGCCGACGGCGCCTACCCGCTGGTCCTCGTCACGTACGAGATCGCCTGCGACAAGGGCAACAAGGCCGACACCCTCGGCACGGTCAAGTCCTTCCTGACCTACACCTCCGGCGACGAGGGCCAGAAGATCCTGTCGGACGCCGGCTACGCGCCGATCCCGGCCGAGATCAACGCCAAGGTCCGCGAGACCGTGGCCGGCCTCCAGTAA
- a CDS encoding NUDIX hydrolase — protein sequence MNREGRVLAAGCVLWRRSPWGDGGLEICLVHRPRYDDWSHPKGKLKRGEEPLAGALREVLEETGHECVPGARLPTAYYVDALGRPKVVDYWAAEAGEGRFIPGDEVDRLLWLAPAAARHRLTEPRDRQLVDALLDALHRS from the coding sequence GTGAACCGGGAAGGGCGGGTCCTCGCCGCGGGCTGCGTCCTGTGGCGCCGCTCCCCGTGGGGCGACGGCGGTCTGGAGATCTGCCTGGTCCACCGCCCGAGGTACGACGACTGGTCGCATCCCAAGGGCAAGCTCAAGCGGGGCGAGGAGCCGCTCGCGGGGGCGCTCCGGGAGGTCCTGGAGGAGACTGGACACGAGTGTGTGCCCGGCGCCCGGCTGCCCACCGCGTACTACGTCGACGCGCTGGGCCGCCCCAAGGTGGTCGACTACTGGGCCGCCGAGGCGGGCGAGGGGCGCTTCATACCCGGCGACGAGGTGGACCGGCTGCTGTGGCTGGCCCCGGCGGCCGCCCGCCACCGGCTCACCGAGCCCCGCGACCGGCAGCTCGTCGACGCCCTGCTGGACGCGCTGCACCGGTCCTGA
- a CDS encoding CHAD domain-containing protein: MLRHDKTPGPETAGDVLSPYLHAQAGEFLRSLRLHREAGPDNDGTEEATRALRRAARRISGTLHTFRPLLDPSWSEPLRTELGWLSATLAGEHSCAARLARLLDGLQRLSGSQVPAQRGESAAGALAVGAARAGALLDRQLTLARTRAHSAALQALGSSRFHAVADAVALLASEVPLAGSAAAYAVEVLPPAAQLAEQRLVEAVAALPLARAAHPYNAEALVQSGEAQDAPWHQVRLLLRLHRYAQEALHTGLPYEEDERLLRAGRALDRHRDASEAAAAAAAAARTPRIAPATAYALGVLHADQRHEVEAARFAFQQIWQPMAAVTTPVTTPVTAPVTAPTVSAP; this comes from the coding sequence GTGCTACGCCATGACAAAACCCCGGGACCGGAGACCGCCGGGGACGTCCTGTCCCCGTATCTCCACGCGCAGGCGGGGGAATTCCTGCGCAGCCTCCGCCTCCACCGCGAGGCGGGGCCCGACAACGACGGCACCGAGGAGGCCACGCGGGCGCTGCGGCGCGCCGCCCGCCGCATCAGCGGCACGCTGCACACCTTCCGCCCGCTCCTTGACCCGTCCTGGTCCGAGCCGCTGCGTACGGAACTGGGCTGGCTGTCGGCCACGCTGGCCGGGGAGCACTCCTGCGCGGCCCGGCTCGCCCGGCTCCTTGACGGCCTCCAGCGGCTCTCCGGCAGCCAGGTGCCCGCGCAGCGCGGTGAGTCGGCGGCCGGGGCGCTGGCGGTGGGGGCGGCCCGGGCCGGGGCGCTCCTGGACCGCCAGCTGACGCTGGCCCGCACCCGGGCGCACTCGGCGGCCCTGCAGGCGCTGGGCTCGTCCCGCTTCCACGCGGTGGCCGACGCCGTGGCGCTGCTGGCCAGCGAGGTACCGCTGGCCGGCTCGGCGGCGGCGTACGCGGTGGAGGTGCTGCCGCCGGCCGCGCAGCTCGCCGAGCAGCGGCTCGTGGAGGCGGTGGCCGCGCTGCCGCTGGCCCGCGCGGCCCATCCGTACAACGCGGAGGCCCTGGTCCAGTCCGGCGAGGCGCAGGACGCCCCCTGGCACCAGGTGCGGCTGCTGCTGCGGCTGCACCGGTACGCCCAGGAGGCGCTGCACACCGGTCTGCCGTACGAGGAAGACGAGCGGCTGCTGCGGGCCGGGCGGGCGCTCGACCGGCACCGGGACGCCTCGGAGGCCGCTGCCGCCGCCGCGGCCGCCGCCCGCACGCCGAGGATCGCCCCGGCGACGGCGTACGCGCTGGGGGTGCTCCACGCCGACCAGCGGCACGAGGTGGAGGCGGCCCGGTTCGCGTTCCAGCAGATCTGGCAGCCGATGGCGGCGGTGACCACCCCGGTCACCACCCCGGTCACCGCGCCCGTGACCGCCCCCACGGTGAGCGCGCCGTGA
- a CDS encoding RNA degradosome polyphosphate kinase: MSQQPSAEVHLQPASQPSVGSIAAHRPHTLAAAVSDLEPDIDADLDGYEGYERDREDAPGDDELPSGRFLDRERSWLAFNERVLELAEDPATPLLERANFLAIFASNLDEFFMVRVAGLKRRIATGVATRSASGLQPREVLDLIWTRSRELMARHAACYQQDVAPALADENIHLIRWPDLTEKEQARLFTLFRQQIFPVLTPLAVDPAHPFPYISGLSLNLAVVVRNPVSGHRHFARVKVPPLLSRFLEASPQRYVPLEDVIAAHLEELFPGMEVLAHHMFRVTRNEDLEVEEDDAENLLQALEKELMRRRFGPPVRLEVEESIDPYVLDLLVRELKISDAEVYPLPGPLDLTGLFGIAALDRPELKFPKFVAGTHRDLAEVESASAPDIFAALRERDVLLHHPYDSFSTSVQAFLEQAAADPDVLAIKQTLYRTSGDSPIVDALIDAAESGKQVLVLVEIKARFDEQANIKWARKLEESGCHVVYGLVGLKTHCKLSLVVRQEGDILRRYSHVGTGNYHPKTARLYEDLGLLTADPQVGADLSDLFNRLSGYSRRETYRRLLVAPKSLRDGLVSRINKETAHHRAGRPAYVRIKVNSMVDEAVIDACYRASQAGVPVDIWVRGICAARPGVTGLSENIRVRSILGRFLEHSRVFSFGNGGEPEVWLGSADMMHRNLDRRIEALVRVTDPAHRAALTRLLETGMSDATSSWHLGPDGEWTRHAADADGQPLRHVQEMLIDARRRRRATP; encoded by the coding sequence ATGAGCCAGCAGCCCAGCGCCGAGGTCCACCTCCAGCCCGCGTCCCAGCCGTCGGTCGGTTCCATAGCCGCGCACCGGCCGCACACCCTCGCGGCCGCCGTCTCCGACCTGGAGCCGGACATCGACGCGGATCTGGACGGGTACGAAGGGTACGAGCGCGACCGTGAGGACGCGCCAGGCGACGACGAGCTGCCCTCCGGGCGCTTCCTGGACCGCGAGCGCAGCTGGCTCGCGTTCAACGAGCGCGTCCTGGAGCTCGCCGAGGACCCGGCCACGCCCCTGCTCGAACGGGCCAACTTCCTGGCGATCTTCGCCTCCAACCTGGACGAGTTCTTCATGGTCCGGGTGGCGGGCCTCAAGCGCCGCATCGCCACCGGCGTCGCCACCCGCTCCGCCTCCGGGCTCCAGCCCCGCGAGGTCCTGGACCTGATCTGGACCCGCTCGCGCGAGCTCATGGCCCGGCACGCCGCCTGCTACCAGCAGGACGTGGCCCCGGCCCTCGCCGACGAGAACATCCACCTCATCCGCTGGCCGGACCTCACCGAGAAGGAGCAGGCGCGGCTCTTCACGCTCTTCCGCCAGCAGATCTTCCCGGTGCTGACCCCGCTGGCCGTGGACCCGGCGCACCCCTTCCCGTACATCTCGGGGCTCTCGCTCAACCTCGCCGTGGTCGTGCGCAACCCGGTCAGCGGCCACCGCCACTTCGCCCGGGTCAAGGTGCCGCCGCTGCTCTCGCGGTTCCTGGAGGCCTCGCCGCAGCGGTACGTGCCCCTTGAGGACGTCATCGCGGCCCACCTCGAAGAGCTCTTCCCGGGCATGGAGGTCCTGGCCCACCACATGTTCCGGGTGACCCGGAACGAGGACCTGGAGGTGGAGGAGGACGACGCCGAGAACCTCCTCCAGGCGCTGGAGAAGGAGCTCATGCGGCGCCGCTTCGGGCCGCCGGTGCGTCTGGAGGTCGAGGAGTCCATCGACCCGTACGTCCTTGACCTGCTGGTGCGCGAGCTGAAGATCAGCGACGCCGAGGTGTATCCGCTGCCGGGTCCCCTGGACCTGACCGGTCTCTTCGGCATCGCGGCGCTCGACCGTCCCGAGCTGAAGTTCCCCAAGTTCGTGGCCGGAACCCATCGCGACCTGGCGGAGGTCGAGTCGGCGTCGGCGCCGGACATCTTCGCCGCGCTGCGCGAGCGGGACGTGCTGCTGCACCACCCGTACGACTCGTTCTCCACCTCGGTGCAGGCGTTCCTGGAACAGGCGGCCGCCGACCCGGACGTGCTCGCCATCAAGCAGACGCTGTACCGGACGTCGGGCGACTCGCCGATCGTGGACGCGCTGATAGACGCCGCCGAGTCCGGCAAGCAGGTCCTCGTCCTGGTCGAGATCAAGGCGCGCTTCGACGAGCAGGCCAACATCAAGTGGGCCCGCAAGCTGGAGGAGTCGGGCTGCCACGTCGTCTACGGCCTGGTCGGTCTGAAGACGCACTGCAAGCTGTCGCTCGTGGTGCGCCAGGAGGGCGACATCCTGCGCCGCTACTCGCACGTCGGCACCGGCAACTACCACCCCAAGACGGCCCGTCTCTACGAGGACCTGGGGCTGCTCACCGCCGACCCGCAGGTCGGCGCCGACCTCTCGGACCTCTTCAACCGGCTGTCCGGCTACTCGCGCCGCGAGACCTACCGCCGCCTCCTGGTCGCCCCCAAGTCCCTTCGGGACGGCCTGGTCTCCCGTATCAACAAGGAGACGGCGCACCACCGCGCCGGACGCCCCGCCTACGTACGCATCAAGGTCAACTCGATGGTCGACGAGGCCGTGATCGACGCCTGCTACCGGGCCTCGCAGGCCGGTGTGCCGGTCGACATCTGGGTACGCGGTATCTGTGCGGCGCGGCCCGGCGTCACCGGGCTCTCGGAGAACATCCGGGTGCGCTCGATACTGGGGCGCTTCCTGGAGCACTCCCGGGTCTTCTCGTTCGGCAACGGCGGCGAGCCCGAGGTCTGGCTGGGCAGCGCCGACATGATGCACCGCAACCTCGACCGACGCATCGAGGCCCTGGTCCGGGTCACCGACCCGGCCCATCGCGCGGCTCTCACCCGGCTCCTGGAGACCGGTATGTCGGACGCCACCTCCTCCTGGCACCTGGGCCCGGACGGGGAGTGGACCCGGCACGCCGCCGACGCCGACGGACAGCCGCTGCGCCACGTACAGGAGATGCTGATAGACGCCCGGAGGCGCCGGCGTGCTACGCCATGA
- the mshD gene encoding mycothiol synthase → MTTDPAVPGPSGREIQTLDELTHPQAQEVLALLAEAARTDGQQAVSEQGRLQLRGGRRPGIRHFLLTVSTAEGAELIGYAQLEDTDPIEAPAAELVIHPAHRGRGHGRALGSALLGASGKRLRVWAHGGHSAARHLAQVLGLTLFRELRQMRRPLSPPDIAEPVYPPGVSVRTFVPGEDDTEWLAVNAAAFAHHPEQGALTQRDLDDRKAEPWFDPKGFFLAERDGRIVGFHWTKVHAAERIGEVYVVGIRPDAQGGGLGKALTATGLRHLAAEGVPTAMLYVDADNTAAVTVYERLGFTTHEVDLMYRTES, encoded by the coding sequence ATGACGACTGACCCCGCCGTGCCCGGCCCCTCCGGACGTGAGATCCAGACCCTCGACGAGCTGACCCACCCCCAGGCCCAGGAGGTCCTCGCGCTGCTCGCCGAGGCCGCCCGGACGGACGGGCAGCAGGCCGTGTCCGAGCAGGGGCGGCTCCAGCTGCGGGGCGGCCGACGGCCCGGAATCCGCCATTTCCTCCTCACGGTCAGCACGGCCGAGGGCGCCGAACTGATCGGGTACGCGCAGCTGGAGGACACCGACCCCATCGAGGCGCCGGCCGCGGAGCTCGTCATCCACCCCGCCCACCGCGGCCGCGGCCACGGCCGGGCGCTCGGCTCGGCACTGCTCGGCGCCTCCGGCAAGCGGCTGCGGGTGTGGGCGCACGGCGGGCACTCCGCCGCCCGCCACCTCGCCCAGGTCCTCGGCCTCACGCTGTTCCGCGAACTGCGCCAGATGCGGCGGCCGTTGAGCCCGCCGGACATCGCCGAGCCGGTGTACCCGCCGGGCGTGAGCGTACGGACCTTCGTGCCCGGGGAGGACGACACGGAGTGGCTGGCCGTGAACGCGGCGGCCTTCGCCCACCACCCCGAGCAGGGCGCGCTCACCCAGCGCGACCTGGACGACCGCAAGGCGGAGCCCTGGTTCGACCCGAAGGGCTTCTTCCTCGCCGAGCGCGACGGCCGGATCGTGGGCTTCCACTGGACGAAGGTGCACGCCGCGGAGAGGATCGGGGAGGTGTACGTGGTGGGGATCCGCCCGGACGCGCAGGGCGGCGGCCTCGGCAAGGCGCTCACGGCGACGGGGCTGCGGCATCTGGCGGCGGAGGGGGTGCCGACCGCGATGCTGTACGTCGACGCCGACAACACGGCGGCCGTGACCGTGTACGAACGTCTCGGGTTCACCACGCACGAGGTGGATCTCATGTACCGCACGGAGTCCTGA